One genomic region from Nocardia vinacea encodes:
- a CDS encoding PEP/pyruvate-binding domain-containing protein: MTGTTVSDTALAADATMAPQVGAKAANLGRLVAAGYRVPPFVVLNAAACARILEPIRGSIADALDSLDHTVPASLRAASEEIRTIILAQPIPADIDTELGADVREIVDRTPQSGARLAVRSSVSGEDSATDSFAGQLDTLLNVAPADVSAAVLEVLASAYSERSLFYRAHRGLDNTEIDCAVLVQALIDSAVSGVAFSCNPQTGDPGEAVVSAALGLGEGVVAGTVECDTYFVDTAACTIVSRSVAEKQSRVVVAADGSGTVIEQIAAVTDPALTDAQVVELVDTATGLAEAFGAPQDVEWAYDAEGVLYLLQARPITATGARETIFDNVNVAESYPGLSSPLTFSILRNAYEQVFRACHKDFGATDAIVDRNAASLYPYLVGTAHGRIYYNISNWYRLFLQIPGMEFAIEAWEAALNIENRYQRPAAPKRGPARAKMYLLRLRIAAIITVGWLRLPRRLRAFFTELQAFTTDLDHRLDPETPERERDPEALLEWMERCLHELVPAYAVQIFNDFLAQQMFHVVGLLLEREGLTEPAAITLRNELFCGEEGVDSVDPVRSALALTATVRADAALRELFEGPLEPHEVWKALAQPEFADFRGACLRHIALFGDRTVDELKLETDPLGEHPERLVPMLRNYLRGGQNIDEMAAREKQIRRDAERTAARLFRGKLPQRLAFRFALGRAREHVKQRENMRLGRSRSFGLVKRVFREYGRQMHAAGLLEDPRDIFWLTYEEIAALTRGTAVDTDAARTVATRKSDHERWRIEQLPSRIVTAGIAAVGINDPAFDHPAPIGDSGSVLHGIGCAPGRVEAPALVLTTPEPDVVVDGQILVAASTDPGWVFLMVAAGGLVSEKGSPLSHTAIIGRELGIPTVVGVPGVTRLVASGDVLILDGKAGTATIVQEHTS, encoded by the coding sequence ATGACCGGAACCACCGTCAGCGATACCGCACTGGCCGCCGATGCGACGATGGCGCCGCAAGTGGGCGCCAAGGCAGCGAATCTCGGCAGGCTCGTAGCGGCTGGCTACCGGGTGCCACCGTTCGTGGTGCTGAATGCCGCCGCGTGTGCGCGCATCCTCGAACCGATCCGTGGCTCCATCGCCGACGCGCTGGATTCGCTCGATCACACCGTTCCGGCATCGTTGCGTGCGGCGTCGGAGGAGATCCGCACGATCATCCTTGCTCAGCCGATCCCAGCGGATATCGACACCGAGCTGGGCGCGGACGTGCGCGAAATCGTTGATCGCACACCACAATCCGGTGCTCGGCTGGCTGTGCGTTCCTCCGTGAGCGGTGAGGATTCGGCGACGGACTCCTTCGCGGGCCAACTCGATACCCTGCTGAATGTCGCCCCGGCGGACGTATCGGCGGCGGTGCTGGAAGTGCTCGCCTCGGCCTACTCGGAGCGGTCACTGTTCTACCGAGCACACCGTGGACTGGACAACACCGAGATCGACTGTGCCGTCCTGGTGCAGGCGCTGATCGACAGCGCGGTCTCGGGCGTCGCCTTCAGCTGCAACCCGCAGACCGGTGACCCGGGCGAGGCCGTCGTCTCGGCGGCACTAGGTCTGGGCGAAGGTGTGGTTGCCGGAACCGTGGAGTGCGATACCTATTTCGTCGACACCGCCGCGTGCACGATCGTGTCCCGTTCTGTGGCGGAGAAGCAGAGCCGGGTCGTGGTTGCGGCCGATGGTTCCGGCACGGTCATCGAGCAGATCGCCGCCGTCACCGATCCGGCACTCACCGACGCGCAGGTAGTCGAACTCGTCGATACCGCAACGGGATTGGCCGAGGCCTTCGGCGCGCCACAGGATGTCGAATGGGCCTATGACGCCGAGGGCGTGCTGTACCTGCTCCAGGCCCGCCCGATCACCGCGACCGGTGCCCGCGAAACCATTTTCGACAATGTGAATGTCGCCGAGTCCTATCCCGGTCTGTCCAGCCCGCTGACCTTCTCGATCCTGCGGAACGCCTATGAGCAGGTGTTCCGTGCCTGCCACAAGGATTTCGGCGCAACCGACGCCATCGTCGACCGCAATGCCGCGAGCCTGTACCCCTATTTGGTCGGTACCGCACACGGCCGCATCTACTACAACATCAGCAACTGGTACCGGCTGTTCCTGCAGATACCGGGCATGGAGTTCGCCATCGAAGCCTGGGAGGCGGCACTCAATATCGAGAACCGCTACCAGCGGCCCGCCGCGCCGAAACGCGGGCCGGCACGGGCGAAGATGTATCTGCTGCGCTTGCGTATCGCCGCCATCATCACCGTCGGCTGGCTGCGGCTACCGCGGCGGCTGCGCGCGTTCTTCACCGAACTCCAGGCCTTCACCACCGATCTGGACCACCGGCTCGACCCGGAAACACCGGAGCGGGAACGGGATCCGGAAGCACTACTGGAGTGGATGGAACGCTGCCTGCACGAACTCGTACCCGCCTACGCGGTGCAGATCTTCAATGACTTTCTGGCCCAGCAGATGTTCCACGTCGTGGGTCTGCTGCTGGAACGCGAAGGCCTCACCGAGCCGGCCGCCATCACACTGCGCAATGAATTGTTCTGCGGCGAAGAAGGTGTCGACAGTGTCGACCCGGTCCGCTCGGCGCTCGCACTGACCGCAACGGTCCGGGCGGATGCCGCGCTGCGTGAGCTGTTCGAGGGGCCACTGGAACCGCACGAAGTGTGGAAAGCTCTGGCGCAGCCGGAGTTCGCCGATTTCCGCGGTGCATGCCTGCGGCATATCGCCCTGTTCGGCGACCGGACCGTCGACGAGCTGAAGCTGGAAACCGATCCGCTCGGCGAACATCCGGAGCGACTGGTTCCTATGCTGCGGAACTACCTGCGTGGCGGTCAGAACATCGACGAAATGGCGGCGCGCGAGAAGCAGATCCGGCGCGACGCGGAGCGCACCGCGGCCAGGTTGTTCCGTGGAAAGCTCCCGCAACGGTTGGCATTCCGGTTCGCACTCGGCCGGGCACGCGAGCATGTGAAACAGCGCGAGAATATGCGGCTGGGTCGCAGCCGCTCCTTCGGCCTGGTGAAACGGGTATTCCGGGAATACGGCAGGCAGATGCACGCGGCCGGACTGCTCGAGGATCCGCGCGACATCTTCTGGCTCACCTACGAGGAGATCGCGGCTCTTACCCGCGGGACCGCTGTCGATACCGATGCGGCGCGCACGGTCGCCACACGCAAGAGCGATCATGAGCGCTGGCGCATCGAGCAACTGCCGTCACGGATCGTCACGGCAGGAATCGCGGCCGTCGGCATCAACGATCCGGCCTTCGACCATCCGGCTCCCATCGGCGATTCCGGCAGTGTGCTGCACGGAATCGGTTGCGCGCCGGGCCGAGTCGAAGCTCCGGCACTGGTGTTGACCACGCCGGAACCGGATGTGGTCGTCGACGGTCAGATCCTCGTCGCAGCCAGTACCGATCCCGGTTGGGTCTTCCTGATGGTGGCGGCCGGGGGATTGGTCAGCGAGAAGGGCAGCCCGCTTTCCCATACCGCCATTATCGGCCGTGAACTCGGCATTCCCACCGTCGTCGGCGTTCCGGGCGTCACCCGGCTGGTCGCCAGCGGGGATGTGCTGATTCTCGACGGCAAGGCCGGGACCGCAACCATCGTTCAGGAACACACCTCATGA
- a CDS encoding fatty acyl-AMP ligase: MTELVPQHPTIVHALMANAERGASAPSTIFVPERGDADGEIAWRHEDLAAAAGRTAAALSAEGVEPGDRVMLCLPTSPEFVTAFFGALMLGAVPTAVATPSGFGSADIFRDKFTRLLGYLEPAAVVATRSVLAGGALPDTMAAIDGDVLHAWACSPDAPTLAPRLPEPGDLAFIQATSGSTGTPKGVQITHANLAANCEQIAQAAAMGVGDTWVGWLPLHHDMGLIGGFLTPVFRGIDAVLMPPSRFLRSPGDWLRAVSRYRGTFTAAPNFAYGYAAARVTDAELDGVDLSSWRFLFCGAEPIHPPTVQSFVDRFAAWGLPKNALVPCYGMAEASLAVTVNRPHAPVAYDSVSRRALTGKGVALDIPEDDRDVMHIVDCGAPLPGTEVRIVDEDGAVCGSDVVGRIQFRGPSMTIGYFRLPEETAAATRDGWWDTGDIGYLRDGRLRITGRHKDLIIIRGANYLPTDFELAAQEVAGVRLGGVAAVGHADTRGLSEELHLIVESGAEATEHDALRRAVRVAVSKRTGVLPAGVRVVPPRSIPKTTSGKVQRAEARRLFLAEDDLVGAGGAA, translated from the coding sequence GTGACGGAATTGGTTCCCCAGCATCCGACGATCGTGCATGCGCTAATGGCCAACGCCGAGCGTGGCGCATCGGCACCGTCCACGATTTTCGTTCCGGAGCGCGGCGACGCCGACGGTGAAATCGCCTGGCGACACGAAGATCTCGCGGCCGCCGCGGGACGCACCGCGGCCGCACTGTCCGCCGAGGGGGTCGAGCCGGGAGATCGGGTGATGCTGTGTCTGCCCACCTCGCCGGAGTTCGTCACGGCGTTCTTCGGTGCGCTGATGCTCGGCGCGGTGCCGACCGCGGTGGCGACACCGAGCGGGTTCGGTTCGGCGGATATCTTCCGCGACAAGTTCACTCGGCTGCTCGGCTATCTGGAACCCGCGGCGGTTGTCGCGACGCGGTCGGTGCTCGCAGGGGGAGCACTGCCGGACACCATGGCCGCCATCGATGGCGATGTGCTGCACGCCTGGGCCTGTTCGCCGGACGCGCCGACGTTGGCGCCCAGACTTCCCGAACCGGGAGATCTGGCGTTCATCCAGGCGACCTCCGGTTCGACGGGCACACCGAAAGGTGTGCAGATCACCCACGCGAATCTGGCCGCCAACTGCGAACAGATCGCACAGGCCGCCGCGATGGGAGTGGGTGACACCTGGGTCGGCTGGCTGCCGCTACACCACGATATGGGGCTGATCGGCGGATTCCTGACGCCGGTATTCCGTGGCATCGACGCGGTGCTCATGCCGCCGAGCCGATTCCTGCGCAGTCCGGGGGATTGGCTGCGTGCGGTCAGCCGGTATCGCGGAACATTCACGGCGGCACCGAATTTCGCATACGGATATGCGGCCGCCCGGGTTACCGACGCCGAACTCGACGGCGTCGATCTGTCGAGCTGGCGGTTCCTGTTCTGCGGCGCGGAGCCGATCCATCCGCCGACCGTGCAGAGTTTCGTCGACCGGTTCGCGGCCTGGGGACTGCCGAAGAATGCATTGGTGCCCTGCTACGGCATGGCCGAGGCATCCCTCGCGGTCACCGTGAATCGCCCGCACGCGCCGGTCGCCTACGACTCGGTGTCGCGCCGGGCGCTCACCGGAAAAGGTGTGGCCCTGGACATTCCGGAAGACGACCGCGATGTGATGCATATCGTCGACTGCGGCGCACCGCTGCCCGGTACCGAGGTACGCATCGTCGACGAGGACGGCGCGGTGTGCGGTTCGGACGTGGTCGGCCGCATTCAATTCCGCGGCCCATCGATGACCATCGGTTACTTCCGGCTGCCCGAAGAGACCGCGGCCGCCACTCGGGACGGCTGGTGGGACACCGGCGATATCGGCTACCTGCGCGACGGCCGGCTGCGCATCACCGGCAGGCATAAGGACCTGATCATCATCCGCGGCGCGAACTACCTGCCCACCGATTTCGAGCTCGCCGCACAGGAAGTCGCGGGTGTGCGCCTCGGTGGCGTCGCGGCCGTCGGTCATGCCGATACCCGAGGGCTCTCGGAGGAACTGCATCTCATTGTCGAATCGGGTGCGGAGGCGACCGAACACGATGCGTTGCGCCGAGCGGTGCGGGTCGCGGTGAGCAAGCGCACCGGTGTGCTGCCCGCTGGGGTTCGGGTGGTGCCGCCGCGCAGCATTCCGAAGACCACGAGCGGCAAGGTGCAGCGCGCCGAGGCCAGGCGGCTGTTCCTGGCCGAGGACGATCTGGTCGGTGCCGGAGGCGCGGCATGA
- a CDS encoding acyl carrier protein: MSTQADTPATETEARVRAIVGEVLWVSADEIDASAQLIDYGLDSPTAIELTIQLEQAFGIVIPEDAAAQLNTVGEIVRYVRGEQ, encoded by the coding sequence GTGAGTACACAGGCAGATACCCCGGCCACCGAGACCGAGGCGCGGGTGCGCGCCATTGTCGGTGAGGTGCTGTGGGTTTCGGCGGACGAGATCGACGCGTCCGCGCAATTGATCGACTACGGATTGGATTCGCCGACCGCGATCGAGCTGACCATTCAGCTGGAGCAGGCATTCGGCATCGTCATACCGGAAGACGCTGCGGCGCAGTTGAATACGGTCGGCGAGATCGTGCGATACGTACGGGGTGAACAGTGA
- a CDS encoding cytochrome P450: MSERGRRLGGPALRHPLGAYPDYRADPLALFYEQAVAHGGSVRLRLVHQQMHLLVEPEHINQVLVTNAAKYEKGISYQSLNYLLGPGLLTSGGELWKRQRALIKPAFSRRHVDTEIPLMVECGQRMLDRLDAYAATGAAFDLVPEVMGFAADVVCRAVMGSDIDGVLPQIEDDVRGGVSWVMRHMAAPIQVPPNVPIPANRRFQGVRERLHRVVDSVIQRHREADAEATSLLARLLAARDDAGHAMDDAQLRHEVLTFLLAGHETTGGAMAWTMYELAHNPAVLARVRDEIDIALALTDGVDRALPALELTGRAIDEAMRLHPPAWAFSRTAVEPDSFDRFDLQPGAIVVISPFVNHRFPEFWDSPLTFDPDRFTKEQTKARPPYRYFPFGWGAHLCVGQHMALMEVRVGIAMLLARYDIELVNGMRVRENPEISNTPDPVLVRLTRRAPAVPTATTMQEAAQ, from the coding sequence ATGAGCGAACGCGGCCGCAGGCTCGGCGGTCCGGCGCTGCGACATCCGCTGGGTGCGTATCCGGACTACCGCGCCGACCCGCTCGCGCTGTTCTACGAGCAGGCCGTCGCGCACGGCGGCAGCGTCCGGCTGCGGCTGGTGCATCAGCAGATGCATCTGCTCGTCGAGCCGGAGCACATCAATCAGGTGTTGGTCACCAACGCGGCCAAGTACGAGAAGGGCATCAGCTATCAGAGTCTGAACTACCTGCTCGGCCCTGGGCTCCTGACCAGCGGCGGTGAACTCTGGAAACGTCAGCGCGCCTTGATCAAACCCGCATTCTCCCGCCGCCACGTCGATACCGAGATTCCGCTGATGGTCGAGTGCGGACAGCGGATGCTCGATCGCCTCGATGCGTACGCCGCGACGGGCGCGGCCTTCGACCTGGTCCCCGAGGTGATGGGTTTCGCGGCCGATGTGGTGTGCCGCGCGGTCATGGGCTCCGATATCGACGGTGTACTGCCCCAGATCGAAGACGATGTGCGCGGGGGTGTTTCGTGGGTAATGCGGCATATGGCCGCACCCATCCAAGTCCCGCCGAACGTGCCGATCCCGGCCAATCGCCGCTTCCAGGGTGTTCGCGAACGACTACATCGCGTGGTGGACAGCGTCATCCAGCGTCACCGAGAAGCCGATGCCGAAGCGACTTCCCTGCTGGCCCGATTGCTCGCGGCCCGCGATGACGCCGGGCACGCCATGGATGACGCGCAACTGCGTCACGAAGTGCTCACCTTCCTGCTCGCCGGACACGAAACCACCGGCGGCGCGATGGCATGGACCATGTACGAGCTGGCCCACAACCCGGCGGTGCTCGCGCGGGTACGCGACGAGATCGATATCGCCCTCGCACTGACCGACGGTGTCGACCGGGCGCTGCCCGCGCTGGAGCTGACCGGGCGCGCGATCGACGAGGCCATGCGTCTGCATCCACCCGCGTGGGCATTCAGCCGCACCGCCGTCGAACCGGACAGCTTCGACCGCTTCGATCTGCAACCGGGCGCGATCGTGGTGATCAGCCCGTTCGTGAACCACCGCTTCCCCGAATTCTGGGATTCACCACTGACCTTCGATCCGGACCGGTTCACCAAGGAACAGACCAAGGCGCGCCCGCCGTACCGCTACTTCCCGTTCGGCTGGGGCGCACATCTGTGCGTCGGCCAACATATGGCGCTGATGGAGGTGCGGGTGGGCATCGCAATGCTGTTGGCCCGCTACGACATCGAACTCGTCAACGGGATGCGGGTGCGGGAGAACCCGGAGATCTCCAATACCCCCGATCCGGTACTCGTGCGGCTCACCCGGCGTGCGCCCGCGGTGCCGACGGCCACGACCATGCAGGAGGCCGCGCAATGA
- a CDS encoding nucleotidyltransferase family protein, with protein MTGTEIAAGGTASERLLVHAALADPSQDERAALAKLAHEITDWSEVFELAKLNATIPLVQRRLESEELYHLVPELVRAHFASVTDHIAAVNDRRLAGARELLRRFDERGVRCVVLKGMLFSAEIYHDPRYKRMNDLDILIELDQVDTVIEIHREMGLFATSELLGKAPKVRAERSHHLPSFVSRDGSLVVGTHWGLITPLAPYTVDYTAIWKRVRRIDFYGVPAWAMSHEDNLHHLGIHLPYYKTGVRELADIWNLARYADDLDYDLLAGEIAKAGSESLMYHAFSLADRLVPEPESAALISRIAPRINRFTRYDTARKTADIHVLLRSRSTHTSRIEKAYTEFNMTALASEKRDRFGRLWSDLLLAPGDEARKMSSLREPAPLADLGARISAPYRLTRVFQRDLGRWLFPAALAKTVFDLGAAYGSELASRAGIGTTATERPGIDEYAAQLGLTRTDLQAVLDSQE; from the coding sequence ATGACCGGAACCGAAATCGCCGCGGGCGGCACGGCTTCCGAACGCCTGCTCGTGCACGCGGCGCTCGCCGACCCGAGTCAGGACGAGCGAGCCGCATTGGCGAAGCTCGCCCACGAGATCACCGACTGGTCAGAGGTTTTCGAACTCGCCAAGCTCAATGCGACCATCCCACTGGTGCAGCGCCGCTTGGAATCCGAGGAGCTCTACCACCTCGTTCCCGAACTGGTGCGAGCACATTTCGCCAGCGTGACCGATCACATTGCCGCCGTGAACGATCGGCGCCTGGCCGGTGCCAGGGAACTGTTGCGCCGCTTCGACGAACGCGGCGTGCGCTGCGTCGTGCTCAAGGGCATGTTGTTCTCGGCGGAGATCTACCACGATCCGCGCTACAAGCGCATGAACGACCTGGACATCCTCATAGAACTCGATCAGGTGGACACCGTCATCGAGATCCACCGGGAGATGGGACTTTTCGCCACTTCCGAACTGCTGGGCAAGGCCCCTAAGGTCCGCGCCGAACGCTCACACCACCTGCCGTCGTTCGTTTCCCGCGACGGATCCCTTGTCGTCGGCACGCACTGGGGCCTGATCACCCCGCTGGCTCCGTACACCGTCGACTACACCGCGATCTGGAAGCGCGTGCGGCGCATCGACTTCTACGGTGTGCCCGCCTGGGCTATGTCGCACGAAGACAACCTGCACCACCTCGGCATCCACCTGCCCTACTACAAGACCGGTGTACGCGAACTCGCCGACATCTGGAACCTGGCCCGCTACGCCGATGACCTCGACTACGACCTGCTGGCCGGTGAAATCGCCAAGGCGGGCAGCGAGAGCCTGATGTACCACGCCTTTTCGCTGGCCGATCGGCTCGTGCCCGAACCGGAGTCCGCGGCATTGATCAGCCGGATCGCACCGAGGATCAACCGCTTCACCCGCTACGACACCGCGCGCAAAACCGCCGATATCCATGTCCTGCTGCGCAGCCGCTCCACCCACACCTCACGCATCGAAAAGGCCTACACCGAATTCAATATGACCGCGCTCGCGAGCGAGAAGCGCGACCGCTTCGGCCGCCTGTGGTCGGATCTGCTGCTGGCGCCCGGTGACGAAGCGCGCAAGATGAGTTCGCTGCGCGAGCCGGCGCCGCTAGCCGATCTCGGCGCGCGAATCTCCGCCCCCTACCGGTTGACTCGCGTTTTCCAGCGCGACCTCGGCCGCTGGCTGTTTCCGGCGGCTCTGGCCAAGACCGTCTTCGATCTCGGTGCCGCGTACGGTTCGGAGCTGGCGAGCCGGGCCGGAATCGGTACGACTGCGACCGAACGTCCCGGCATCGACGAATACGCGGCCCAACTGGGCCTGACCCGCACCGATCTCCAAGCGGTACTGGACAGTCAGGAATGA
- a CDS encoding pyridoxal phosphate-dependent aminotransferase family protein — MTSTAAAPHETAHGENFSLEHYLDPAAHTFEQRFEEFRPYVANARGTGFVLREITGPAGPVVQVRDPDGGAVRDLIMLGSNNYLGLGNEPEIVEAAVRAVREFGVGHGGPPLLNGTTSVHRRLEERLAETKGCESALVFSSGYAANVGWVTGLLRKGDILLYDEQSHASLYDGIQLGRVRSMAFEHNDLRHLRHRLMQIRWRNPGANIVVAVEGVYSMDGDIAPLPEIRALCDSFGAWLAIDDAHGTGVLGTNGHGTAEHFGMGAGSVELYMGTFSKVFATTGGFVAGSKDLVDTLRFFARSYMFSASLAPAVVASVLAAIDFIDAHPERVRQLHDNVDYFVRELRRMGFAVDPQTAIIPILVPQHLAVAEVVAALHAEGVFVNGVEFPAVPREQQRLRVSMMATLSRDQLDFALEKISAVARRFAFHPEQIGTIEEGIR; from the coding sequence ATGACATCCACCGCAGCAGCACCGCACGAGACCGCGCACGGCGAGAACTTCAGCCTCGAGCACTACCTCGATCCCGCCGCGCACACTTTCGAACAGCGCTTCGAGGAATTCCGGCCCTATGTCGCGAACGCGCGCGGCACCGGATTCGTCCTGCGTGAGATCACCGGGCCTGCGGGTCCGGTCGTACAGGTCCGCGATCCCGACGGGGGCGCAGTCCGCGACCTGATCATGTTGGGGTCGAACAACTACCTCGGCCTCGGCAACGAACCGGAGATCGTCGAGGCCGCCGTCCGGGCTGTGCGCGAATTCGGTGTCGGCCATGGCGGACCGCCACTGCTCAACGGCACCACTTCGGTGCACCGGCGGCTGGAAGAACGCCTCGCCGAGACCAAGGGCTGCGAATCCGCGCTGGTGTTCTCCTCCGGCTACGCCGCCAATGTGGGCTGGGTGACCGGCCTGCTGCGCAAGGGCGACATCCTGCTCTACGACGAGCAGAGCCATGCCAGCCTCTATGACGGCATCCAACTGGGGCGGGTCCGCTCGATGGCCTTCGAGCACAACGATCTTCGGCATCTTCGGCACCGGCTCATGCAGATCCGCTGGCGCAATCCGGGCGCGAATATCGTGGTCGCCGTCGAGGGCGTGTATTCGATGGACGGCGATATCGCACCGCTGCCGGAGATTCGGGCGCTGTGCGATTCGTTCGGAGCCTGGCTGGCCATCGACGACGCGCACGGCACCGGTGTGCTCGGGACGAACGGCCACGGCACCGCCGAACATTTCGGCATGGGGGCCGGATCGGTCGAGCTGTACATGGGCACCTTCTCGAAGGTGTTCGCCACCACCGGCGGTTTCGTGGCCGGGTCGAAGGATCTGGTGGACACACTGCGGTTCTTCGCGCGCTCGTACATGTTCTCGGCATCGCTGGCCCCCGCGGTCGTCGCCTCGGTACTCGCCGCCATCGATTTCATCGATGCGCATCCGGAGCGAGTCCGCCAACTGCACGACAATGTCGACTACTTCGTGCGGGAACTGCGTCGAATGGGTTTTGCGGTCGATCCGCAGACCGCGATCATCCCGATCCTGGTGCCGCAGCACCTCGCCGTCGCCGAGGTCGTTGCGGCGCTGCACGCGGAGGGTGTATTCGTCAACGGCGTCGAATTCCCGGCCGTCCCACGCGAACAGCAGCGACTGCGGGTCAGCATGATGGCCACGCTCAGTCGCGATCAGCTGGATTTCGCGCTGGAGAAGATCTCGGCCGTGGCTCGCCGCTTCGCCTTCCATCCCGAACAAATCGGCACGATCGAAGAAGGAATCCGCTGA